AACAAAACCAGGGTTTATTCCTGTACCCAAAACAGATACATTATGTCTTATAGCTATGTTATTGATCTCGTTAGCTGCTTCAAAATTTGTGTAGAAAGGATGAGCCATTTCTTCAGCTATAGTGATAACATTTATGTTTTCTTTTAAAATCGAAATAATCTGATCTTTTACAACAGAGATAAAGGAATTTGTAGCTATAACGACAAGATCTGGATTAGTTTTTTTAATCATTTCTATTGGATTATCGTAGACCTTTACGCCTGTTTTTTCCAATCCCAATAAATTTCCTACATCTTTTCCTATATATTCTGTTCTAACATCGTGAACTCCAACCAATTGTAATTCATATTTGCTCAAGATATTTCGTGCAATTCCACTTCCCATAGCTCCGAAGCCCCATATTGCAACTCTATACATCTTAAAACCTCCCTATGAATTTTTTTTCATGTATATAAATATATTATAACGTTTTGCAAAAATCTTCAAACCTTATTATTCATGATTACAATAGAATAAAAGCGTTTAACCGCTCTGAAATGCGATTAAACGCTTTAAACATGGTTTTTCTGACAATATTTTTTATTTATATAGCAGCATACCCTTCTTTTTTCTGGAAATATTTAGATAGTGTCTTTATTCTATTGTCTTGTAATAAGTCTTTAAAGAATGTTTCTTGTTCTGGTTCTGTTTTGTACCAATTATTTATTAAATCAAGAAAACCTATATCTTTATCTTCTTGTTTAATATATAACCTTGCAAAACCGTATTTATTCCATATATTCATTTGAACCATATAATCATATGATAAAGATTCTATAATATTTCCCAACTTTTCTCTACTTTTTGCTATGGATTCTTTTTCTTTTTCTAATAATGTGAGCAAAAAAAATAGAAACTCTTTTCCCACTTCATTCGAGATAATTTCATTTTTTTCAGAAGAGTTTTCGTCGAAGTCGTAATAAATTTCATTTTTCTGGACAGAATAGCCAGGAACTATTTCAAAATTTTTTAAAACGTTTAAAACGTCAAGAATTTCTCTTTTATTTTTTACTTCTTTTCTAAATCTGTTTATATCTTCTCTTTCATAAGTTTCAAAACCCAAATGTCTTATTACTTCCAATTGATTATCGTTTAAAACATCTAAATAGTATGCTAAATATAACTTTATCACTCTGTTCATTCCACTCTTTTCGTTTATTCTATTTTTGGTACTTCATAGTATAAGTTCAAACAGAATTTTTTTGCAAATTTTTCTTTCTTTTGGTTTAGTTTGCTCTTTTCTTTACGGATTAATATTTTATCACATTCCGTTAAGTCATTGCCAAAATTTCTGAAGATTTATAGATAATAAATAATCATCTTAAAATTCTTAAAGAGTTAAAAATAGTTAGTAGAGTAACACCCACATCAGCAAATACCGCTCCCCACATGTTTGTTAGTCCTAAAGCCCCTAAAATAAGGAACAAAAACTTTATTGTTAAAATAAAAGATAAATTTTGCCAAGAGATTCTTGCAGTTTTTTTTGAAACATTTATTAAATCTATTAATTTTGAAAGATCATCGTCCATTATTACAATATCTGAGGCTTCTATTGCGGCGTCAGATCCCAAGCCTCCCATTGCTATTCCTACATCAGCCCTTGCTAATACGGGTGCATCATTTATTCCATCTCCAATAAAGGCAACTGAGGGTTTTTCTTTCAAATATTTTTCTAATAGTTTTACTTTATCTTCTGGAAGGAGTTTAGCATAATATTCGTCTATTTCAAGGTTTAAAGCGATGTTCCTACCAATTTTTTCATTATCTCCTGTTAATAGGACAGTCTTTTTTATTCCCAATTTTTTTAATTCTTTAATTGTTTCCTTTGCCATAGGTTTAATTTTATCTGATATTTTTATATATCCTGCTAGATTTTTATTAATGGCTATATATACTATAGTCTCGTAACTATCAAAAGAAGGAACTTCAATTCCGTATTTTTCTAATAATTCTTTGTTTCCAATTAATATATCATCATTGTTTATTTTTGATATAACACCTTTCCCTGCTATTTCCTCATGTTCTTTTATAAGATTTTCATCAATTTCATGATGAAAATATTCCTTAATGGACTTTGCAATAGGATGATTAGAATGACTTTCGGCATAGGCTGCTATTTTTAATAAAGCTTCTTCATTTAAACCATTTAAAGGTTTAATCTCGGATACTTCAAATAGTCCTTTTGTTAATGTCCCTGTTTTATCAAAGATTATAGTGTCCACATTTTTTAAAGTTTCAAGGTAGTTTCCTCCTTTAACAAGAACGCCTTTCTTGGAAAGTTTACCAATTCCTGCGAAATAGATCAAAGGAATAGAAATAACCAATGCACATGGACAAGATATTACAAGAAAAATCAAGGCTCTATACAACCACTGACTAAAAGCTCCTCCAACTATTAAAGGGGGTATAAAGGCTAAAGCAATAGCTGAAAATACAATGACAGGTGTATAATATTTAGCAAATTTTGTGATGAATTTTTCTGTTTTAGCCTTTTTATTTGAAGCGTTTTCTACTATATCTAAAATTTTAGAGAATGTTGACTCACTGTATTCATTTTGAACTCTTATTGTAATAGTGCCGTTGAGATTTATAAAACCACTCAAAACTTCATCATTTTCTTTAACTCTTTTTGGAACAGATTCTCCAGTCAAAGCAGATGTGTCTACAGTAGATATGCCTTTTACAACGATTCCATCAAGAGGGACTTTTTCTCCCGGATTAATTAAAAGGAGATGCCCTACTTTCACTTCTTCCGGAGATACTTTTAATACTTTATCTCCTTTCAAAAGATTGGCATAAGTTGGTCTCATATTTAATAAAGATTTTATGGATTTTCTTGAATTATCAACAGCTTTATCTTGAAGAAAATCACCAAATTCATAAAATAGCATAACTCCCACTGCTTCTGGGAATTCTCCTATGGTGAAAGCACCTATTGTTGCTATACTCATTAAAAAGGTTTCATCAAAAATCGTACCATTTAAAATGTTCTTAAAAGAACGAAATAAAACTTTCCAACCAGAAACTAAGTAAGATACAATAAACAAAGATAGTTTCAAAGCAAAAGGTTCTTTAATCAGTAAAGCTAAGATAAAGAACGTTAAACTGAAAAGTAGTCTTCTTATTTCAGCTTTATCAACTTCATCTTCATCTTCATATTCCTTTGAGGCATTATTTTTTTGTTCAATTTCGTTTTGAGATTTATTTTTTGGTATATTTTTATCGTAAATTTTTACATCTGGTTCAACTTTTTTTACTATTTTTTCTATTTCTTCGGGTTTTATTTCGCTACTTATTTTAAGTGTCAATGTTTTATTAACAAAATTTATGTTCGCTTCGTTAACACCTTCTAATTTTTTAACGTTTTCTTCTATTTTTGTCGCACAATTAGCACAATTTAAGCCTTCAAGTAAAAACTCTTTCTTTTCCATGAGTTTCCTCCTTCTTATAAACTTTTCCCACTTTAGAAATTATGAAACTTATATTCTATAAATATTTTGATGTTTAATTTTTTCAAAAGTATCTCCTCAGTTCTAATCCTTATTAATTCCTAATTTTTTTAACTTTTTCGTTACGTGTAGCGAGAAAGAGGGGGAGGGCTTCGCCCTGGACCCATTTTAAATTCAAAACCTTAGTTTAATCGCTATAAATACAAAATATATGAACAATTATTCAACTGTTCATATAAAATAAAAAATAAATTAGCTTTCTCTAATATGTGAAAATCCTACATCAAGGATTTCTTTTACATGTTCGTCACTCAGAGAATAGTATACGACTTTTCCCTCTTTTCTAAACTTAACTAATTTAGCTTGTCTTAAAATTCTTAATTGATGAGAAATTGCAGAGGGAGTTTTATCAAGAACATTTGAAATATCACAAACACACATCTCATTGGCAATAAATAAAGCATATAGTATTTTTATTCGGGTTTGATCCCCCATTATTTTAAAAAATTCTGATAGCATGTTCAAAGCTTCTTCGTTTGGTGTATTTTCTTTAACCTTTTTTATAACATCTTCATGTATTTCAAGAGTTTGACAAACATCTAATTTTTTTTCTTTTTTTATATTTTTAACCATTTTAATCACCAACACAATATAATATTTGAATAATTGTTCATATATATTATAACATTTTTAAAGATTTAAATCAAATATATAGACTTTAGAAATGATAACTTTTTAAAGATGAACTTTTGAATTTAAAATGGTTTGTGACGGAATACTCTCGATTCTTCTTTACACCTGCAAGTTCGAATCACTATGAGGTATTTTTGAAAAAGCAAAATCCAAAACGTTTATAAAAGCAAGTTTGAAATTTCTAAAGTGAGTATAAATCAAATAAAATATAAAGTTTAATTAATACTTTTTCTTGTCAACTAATTAAAAATTTTTCTTTTTATATGGTATAATTTTCATGAATACTCCCCTATAGTAAATAAGCGTAAAAAATATGACGAAGGAGGTCGTTAATATGTTAGATTTTGAATTTGTAAGTCCTACAAAGATAATTTTTGGGAAAAACTCCGAATTAAAGGTTGGTGAATTAGTTAAGAAATATTCTAATAAGGTTTTGTTTCATTACGGTCAAGAAAGTATCAAAAAAATAGGCTTGTACGATAAAGTTGTTGATTCTTTGAAAAAGGCTGATGTTGAATTTGTTGAACTTGGTGGTGTTCAACCAAATCCGAGACTAAGTTTAGTCAGAAAAGGTATAGATATATGTAAGAAGGAAAATATTAATTTTATTCTTGCTGTTGGGGGAGGAAGTGTAATAGATTCTGCAAAAGCTATAGCTGCTGGGGTCAAATATAAAGGTGATGTTTGGGAATTGTATGAAGGAAAAGGAACGTTGGAAGAAGCACTCCCTGTTGGAGTTATTTTGACAATACCAGCTGCAGGCAGCGAAGCAAGCATGGGTTCGGTTATAACAAATGAGGATGGATGGTATAAAAAGGCCATAAATTATGACATATTAAGACCTGTATTTGCTATAATGAATCCAGAATTGACATATACTCTGCCCCCTTTTCAAACGGCTGTTGGTGCAGTGGATATGTTAACTCATGTTATGGAACGTTACTTTACTAATACAAAGAATGTTGAATTAACTGATAGATTAAGTGAAGCAACTATGAAAACAATAATAAAGTATGCACCTTTAGCTATAAAAGATCCATATAATTATGAGGTAAGAGCCCAGATTATGTGGTCAGGTACAGTTGCTCATAATGGACTTTTGGGAACAGGTAGAGAAGAGGATTGGGCAACACATGATATAGAGCATGAAGTTAGTGGTTTATACGATGTAGCTCATGGAGCTGGACTTGCTGTGTTGTTTCCAGCTTGGATGAAATATGTATATAGGCATGATATAGATAGATTCGCTCAATATGCCAACAGGGTTTGGAACGTTGAGCCAGATTTTTTCAATCTTGAGAAAACAGCTCTTGAAGGCATAAAAAGATTAGAGAAGTTTTATAGCGAAGAGTTAAACTTACCTATAACTTTAAGTGGCTTAAAAGTACCAGATGACAGGTTTGAAGAAATGGCACAAAGAGCAACAGAAAAGGGGCCTTTAGGAAATTTTGTGAAACTCTATAAAGAAGATGTTTTAAATATATTGAAATTAGCAAAGTAAAAACCAAAAACACCCTATAAGGGTGTTTTTGGAGGTTTTTTCGTTCCCTAAAATGTTATAAAGTCGGTGCATTTTCTTGAATTACGTTTCTATCAACAATTTGTCCGTTTGCAGTTATATCAAATACATACCAGTAAAGTCCCGTGCCAGAACTCGGAACATTATATGTTTTAACTAATCCATTTTGATTATAAATACTTACTACAGCTGAAGATGTATTAAGTTGCCCCGTACCCGCATAATGGTGTACATAATATTTGTAAGGTTGATTCAATCTTCTATATATGGTTACTGTTTCAGGACCAAAGCTTGTAGTATCATCTATATCAAGATATGCATATGGATACTGGTCTGAATTATTTGTTCCTCGGTTGTTATAATAGATATGATACCCTTGACTTGCATTTGAGTCAGAAGTTGGAACAAGCAAATGACTGTCTAAATCACGAGGATCTTGACCCCAAGTTAATACGATTCTAAACGTCTCATTTGCACTAAGCGCTGGTGAAAGAGCAAAATTAACAACCTTTTGTTCGTTTTCTGCTAAACTTAATGGATAAGATAATGCTATATAACCACTTTTAGAAGCTTGGATAGTAGTATTTGATGTGGGTACTTTATTGAGAGTATACTTTCCATCTGCACCTGTTGTTGCTGAAATATCTCCAGACTTCACAGTTGCACCATTAATAGGCTGACCGTTTGTTGCATCTGTAACTATACCAGTAACAGTTCCTGTTGTTCCTCCAAATAATCCTCCAAAATCTAACAAAGAACATCCACTCAAAATAAAAATGACGCAGGTAAACAATAAAGTAAAATAGATAAACCTCTTTTTCATAATAACCACCCCTTTATATAAATTTATTTTCATTATATAAAGGGGATCTAAAAAAAATCTAAAACTAAAAATTTTATTAGAAATTTATATTTGAAATTCACTTATAAAATTCAAAATTTCTTTTGAAGGGAACTCCATTCCTAAATCTTTTGAATATAGTTCTTTTACATAGTTATAATAATTTACAGCCCGTTTAACATCTCTTTCAATAAGTAATAGTTTAATATATTCTGTATTCATTTCATATGAATAAGGATCAATGTTTAGATATTCTTCTAAAAATATACGAGATTTTTCTATATCGCTTCCTTTTTCGATAGTATATAATTTTGATAATATTTGTAGATAGATTTCTTGAGCATGATTAATTTTTGATATTGCCCAATCGTCATAAATATTAGAAGGTAAAAGACCGACATTATATAAGTTTTTAGCTAATATATATTTTTCTTTTGCTTTAAGATACAGTTTATTATTGAATAATTTTGTAGCTTCTTTAAAAG
This is a stretch of genomic DNA from Petrotoga sp. 9PWA.NaAc.5.4. It encodes these proteins:
- a CDS encoding metalloregulator ArsR/SmtB family transcription factor; amino-acid sequence: MVKNIKKEKKLDVCQTLEIHEDVIKKVKENTPNEEALNMLSEFFKIMGDQTRIKILYALFIANEMCVCDISNVLDKTPSAISHQLRILRQAKLVKFRKEGKVVYYSLSDEHVKEILDVGFSHIRES
- a CDS encoding iron-containing alcohol dehydrogenase; translation: MLDFEFVSPTKIIFGKNSELKVGELVKKYSNKVLFHYGQESIKKIGLYDKVVDSLKKADVEFVELGGVQPNPRLSLVRKGIDICKKENINFILAVGGGSVIDSAKAIAAGVKYKGDVWELYEGKGTLEEALPVGVILTIPAAGSEASMGSVITNEDGWYKKAINYDILRPVFAIMNPELTYTLPPFQTAVGAVDMLTHVMERYFTNTKNVELTDRLSEATMKTIIKYAPLAIKDPYNYEVRAQIMWSGTVAHNGLLGTGREEDWATHDIEHEVSGLYDVAHGAGLAVLFPAWMKYVYRHDIDRFAQYANRVWNVEPDFFNLEKTALEGIKRLEKFYSEELNLPITLSGLKVPDDRFEEMAQRATEKGPLGNFVKLYKEDVLNILKLAK
- a CDS encoding carboxypeptidase regulatory-like domain-containing protein, which gives rise to MKKRFIYFTLLFTCVIFILSGCSLLDFGGLFGGTTGTVTGIVTDATNGQPINGATVKSGDISATTGADGKYTLNKVPTSNTTIQASKSGYIALSYPLSLAENEQKVVNFALSPALSANETFRIVLTWGQDPRDLDSHLLVPTSDSNASQGYHIYYNNRGTNNSDQYPYAYLDIDDTTSFGPETVTIYRRLNQPYKYYVHHYAGTGQLNTSSAVVSIYNQNGLVKTYNVPSSGTGLYWYVFDITANGQIVDRNVIQENAPTL
- a CDS encoding heavy metal translocating P-type ATPase, with amino-acid sequence MEKKEFLLEGLNCANCATKIEENVKKLEGVNEANINFVNKTLTLKISSEIKPEEIEKIVKKVEPDVKIYDKNIPKNKSQNEIEQKNNASKEYEDEDEVDKAEIRRLLFSLTFFILALLIKEPFALKLSLFIVSYLVSGWKVLFRSFKNILNGTIFDETFLMSIATIGAFTIGEFPEAVGVMLFYEFGDFLQDKAVDNSRKSIKSLLNMRPTYANLLKGDKVLKVSPEEVKVGHLLLINPGEKVPLDGIVVKGISTVDTSALTGESVPKRVKENDEVLSGFINLNGTITIRVQNEYSESTFSKILDIVENASNKKAKTEKFITKFAKYYTPVIVFSAIALAFIPPLIVGGAFSQWLYRALIFLVISCPCALVISIPLIYFAGIGKLSKKGVLVKGGNYLETLKNVDTIIFDKTGTLTKGLFEVSEIKPLNGLNEEALLKIAAYAESHSNHPIAKSIKEYFHHEIDENLIKEHEEIAGKGVISKINNDDILIGNKELLEKYGIEVPSFDSYETIVYIAINKNLAGYIKISDKIKPMAKETIKELKKLGIKKTVLLTGDNEKIGRNIALNLEIDEYYAKLLPEDKVKLLEKYLKEKPSVAFIGDGINDAPVLARADVGIAMGGLGSDAAIEASDIVIMDDDLSKLIDLINVSKKTARISWQNLSFILTIKFLFLILGALGLTNMWGAVFADVGVTLLTIFNSLRILR